One Sphingomonas limnosediminicola DNA segment encodes these proteins:
- a CDS encoding sulfurtransferase, with amino-acid sequence MDSLVSTEWLAEHLGEPDLVVVDASWHMPSTGRSGRAEFLDQHIPGARFLDIDEVSDRSNPAPHMLPSAEVFGEAMERIGVGREDRIVVYDHSATRNAVRGWFMFRHFGARHVAILDGGFGKWLAEGRPTENGEPAHRPAMFDAEEDRSEVVTKQQILAGIPDLFIDARGKARFEGSEADPRPAVGAGHIPGARNLPFAALYNEDGTFKSKDEIQRLFAEAGADPQQPFIATCGSGVTANSLIFAAHLLGNDSVRLYDGSWSEWGADPATPKAIGPA; translated from the coding sequence ATGGACTCACTGGTCTCAACCGAATGGCTGGCGGAGCATCTGGGCGAGCCTGACCTCGTCGTGGTGGACGCCAGCTGGCATATGCCTTCCACCGGCCGGAGCGGCCGGGCTGAGTTCCTCGATCAACATATACCGGGCGCCCGATTCCTCGACATCGACGAGGTCAGCGACCGGTCCAATCCTGCGCCGCATATGCTTCCGAGCGCCGAGGTGTTCGGCGAGGCGATGGAGCGGATCGGCGTCGGTCGCGAAGACCGGATCGTCGTCTACGATCATTCGGCGACGCGGAACGCGGTGCGGGGCTGGTTCATGTTCCGGCATTTCGGCGCACGGCATGTGGCAATTCTGGATGGTGGATTCGGGAAGTGGCTTGCGGAGGGCCGCCCGACGGAGAACGGGGAGCCCGCTCACCGGCCGGCGATGTTCGATGCCGAAGAGGATCGGTCGGAAGTCGTGACCAAGCAGCAAATTCTCGCCGGCATTCCTGATCTATTCATCGATGCGCGGGGCAAGGCACGGTTCGAGGGGAGCGAGGCCGATCCGAGACCGGCGGTTGGTGCAGGTCATATTCCGGGTGCTCGGAACCTGCCGTTTGCGGCGCTCTACAACGAGGACGGCACGTTCAAGTCGAAGGACGAAATCCAGCGGCTCTTTGCGGAGGCTGGAGCGGACCCTCAGCAGCCGTTCATCGCGACTTGCGGGTCGGGCGTGACGGCCAACAGTCTGATCTTTGCGGCGCACTTGCTCGGCAACGATTCGGTGCGGCTGTACGACGGCAGCTGGAGCGAGTGGGGTGCCGATCCGGCGACCCCGAAGGCGATCGGTCCCGCTTAA
- the queF gene encoding preQ(1) synthase, with amino-acid sequence METRHLGQPSALPASPEEAVLDYVPNPRPGTLYLVRFAAPEFTSLCPVTGQPDFAHLVIDYVPADTIVESKSLKLFLGSFRNHCGFHEDVTVGIGQRLMDEMKPQWLRIGGYWYPRGGMPIDVFWQSGPPPEGLWLPDQGVASYRGRG; translated from the coding sequence ATGGAAACGCGTCACCTAGGCCAGCCCAGCGCCCTGCCCGCCTCGCCCGAAGAGGCGGTTCTCGACTATGTGCCGAACCCGAGGCCCGGCACGCTTTACCTCGTCCGCTTTGCGGCGCCGGAGTTCACATCGCTGTGCCCAGTGACCGGCCAGCCCGACTTTGCGCATCTCGTCATCGATTATGTGCCAGCCGATACGATCGTCGAGAGCAAGAGCCTTAAGCTTTTCCTCGGTTCTTTCCGCAATCATTGCGGTTTCCATGAGGACGTCACGGTCGGGATCGGGCAACGGTTGATGGATGAGATGAAGCCGCAATGGCTGCGCATCGGCGGATACTGGTATCCCCGCGGTGGCATGCCGATCGACGTCTTCTGGCAGTCCGGCCCGCCGCCCGAGGGGTTGTGGCTGCCGGACCAGGGCGTGGCGTCCTATCGAGGGCGCGGCTGA
- a CDS encoding 2-dehydropantoate 2-reductase: MAELPKVAIVGAGSVGCFIGGCWQAAGLPVSFIGREKLAEDIRANGLTLSDYTGWQTHLPDVDYRTDMAVIGECDIIVLTVKSADTAATAREIGARSRKGATIISFQNGVGNADMLRQELGDWLEIVPGMIPYNVAYLGGGRFHKGVAGKLFAEDRPETRRLAQAIGDGPAALSLSRDMLGLAWGKLLINLNNAVNALSGRTLLEELSEHDYRRVVAASQREGLRILRRARIKPKKVGAVAPSLLPLVIGSPDWLFNKLFLKAWKIDERARSSMADDLASGRKTEIDYINGELVRLADRLGTEAPVNKAIVGLIRWAEAGAKPWEPTALRREVLKR; the protein is encoded by the coding sequence TTGGCCGAGCTGCCGAAGGTTGCGATCGTCGGTGCCGGCTCGGTCGGCTGCTTCATCGGCGGCTGCTGGCAGGCGGCCGGCCTGCCCGTCAGCTTCATCGGTCGCGAGAAGCTCGCCGAGGACATCCGCGCCAACGGCCTGACGCTCAGCGACTACACCGGCTGGCAGACGCACCTGCCCGACGTCGACTATCGCACCGACATGGCCGTGATCGGCGAGTGCGACATCATCGTCCTCACCGTGAAGAGCGCTGACACCGCGGCAACGGCACGCGAGATCGGAGCACGCAGTCGCAAAGGCGCGACAATCATCAGCTTCCAGAATGGGGTCGGAAATGCCGACATGCTGCGGCAGGAACTCGGGGACTGGCTGGAAATCGTGCCCGGCATGATCCCCTACAATGTCGCCTATCTCGGCGGCGGCCGCTTCCACAAAGGCGTGGCGGGCAAACTCTTCGCTGAAGACCGACCCGAGACGCGCCGACTCGCGCAAGCGATTGGCGATGGACCGGCGGCGCTTTCGCTCTCTCGCGACATGCTCGGGCTTGCTTGGGGCAAGCTGCTCATCAACCTGAACAATGCGGTCAATGCTCTCTCCGGTCGCACGCTGCTCGAGGAGTTGAGCGAGCATGACTATCGCCGCGTCGTCGCCGCCTCCCAGCGCGAGGGCCTACGCATACTGCGGCGCGCCCGGATTAAGCCGAAGAAGGTCGGCGCCGTTGCTCCATCATTGTTGCCGCTCGTCATCGGATCACCCGACTGGCTGTTTAACAAGCTGTTCCTGAAGGCGTGGAAGATCGACGAACGCGCGCGCTCATCGATGGCCGATGACCTCGCCTCCGGGAGGAAGACGGAGATCGACTATATCAACGGCGAGTTGGTGCGCCTGGCCGACCGGCTGGGTACCGAAGCCCCCGTTAACAAGGCCATCGTCGGACTCATCCGTTGGGCCGAAGCCGGGGCCAAGCCGTGGGAGCCGACCGCTCTCCGCCGCGAAGTGCTGAAGCGCTAG
- a CDS encoding OPT family oligopeptide transporter — protein MSVDQGLRAGENVKELTIRGIVLGALITVVFTAANVYLGLKIGITFATSIPAAVISMAVLKAFRDTTIQENNIVQTIASAAGTLSAIIFVLPGLIMVGWWTGFPYWLSVAVIGIGGILGVMYSVPLRRALVTGTDLPYPEGVAAAEVLKVGSGVGGAEENKRGLALIGGSTIVAAVYFLLAKTRIVTDTAAKVFRVGAGASGMSASLSMALIGVGHLVGVAVGLAMVVGLIISWVFIVPHWTQDPGLIAQAAGDLEKLVSTAFRTKARMVGAGTIGVAAIWTLLKIIGPIVSGIRSALLAGRERKAGRADQLPLTERDMPIGIVTGVILISMIPIGLLLYAFGNTAPISSSPGATVGISIVYILIAGVVIAAVCGYMAGLIGASNSPISGVGILSVLGISLILAAMFRGAGGDETKSLVAFALFVTAIIFGVATISNNNLQDLKTGQLVDATPWRQQVALVLGVVFGALVIPPILDLMNTAFTFQGAPGARASALPAPQAAIISTIAQGVLGGSLDWGLIREGAIIGVVAVIIDEVLKASSGKRMHLPPLAIGMGIYLPMEATLFIPVGAVLGWFYNRWAVGSRSPEFAERMGVLMATGLIVGESLMGVVYAAAVAGAEKAGSADSASVFALIEPYSAVNYVSLVVFAVAVIALYLWTKSRASDAPAPDDHAAMPEPEASFR, from the coding sequence ATGTCGGTAGATCAGGGCCTGCGGGCGGGCGAGAACGTCAAGGAACTGACGATCCGGGGCATCGTCCTCGGCGCGCTCATCACCGTCGTCTTCACCGCCGCCAACGTCTATCTCGGGCTGAAGATCGGCATCACCTTCGCGACATCGATCCCGGCCGCCGTGATCTCCATGGCCGTGCTCAAGGCCTTCCGCGACACGACCATCCAGGAAAACAATATCGTCCAGACGATCGCCTCGGCGGCGGGAACGCTTTCGGCGATCATCTTCGTGCTGCCCGGCCTGATCATGGTCGGTTGGTGGACCGGCTTTCCTTACTGGCTGTCCGTCGCCGTCATCGGTATCGGCGGCATCCTCGGCGTCATGTACTCGGTGCCGCTGCGGCGAGCGCTCGTGACCGGCACCGACTTGCCTTACCCGGAAGGCGTAGCCGCGGCGGAAGTACTGAAGGTGGGTTCTGGCGTCGGTGGCGCCGAGGAGAACAAGCGCGGCCTCGCGCTCATCGGTGGATCGACGATCGTCGCCGCTGTCTACTTCCTCCTCGCCAAGACCCGGATCGTCACGGACACGGCCGCAAAGGTCTTTCGCGTGGGTGCGGGCGCGTCGGGAATGTCGGCTAGCCTGTCGATGGCGCTGATTGGCGTCGGCCATCTCGTCGGCGTCGCGGTCGGCCTTGCGATGGTCGTCGGCCTCATCATCAGCTGGGTCTTCATCGTTCCGCATTGGACGCAGGATCCCGGGCTCATCGCTCAAGCGGCAGGCGACCTCGAGAAGCTCGTGAGCACGGCATTCCGCACCAAGGCCCGCATGGTCGGTGCCGGTACGATCGGCGTCGCCGCTATCTGGACGCTGCTCAAGATCATCGGGCCGATCGTATCGGGCATCCGCTCGGCGCTGCTTGCCGGCCGCGAACGCAAGGCGGGCCGCGCTGACCAGCTGCCGCTTACCGAGCGCGACATGCCGATCGGCATTGTCACGGGCGTCATCCTCATCTCGATGATCCCGATCGGGCTGTTGCTCTACGCCTTCGGCAACACCGCCCCGATTTCGAGCAGTCCTGGCGCCACCGTCGGCATTAGCATCGTCTACATCCTCATTGCCGGCGTGGTGATCGCCGCGGTCTGCGGTTACATGGCCGGGCTGATCGGCGCGTCGAACAGCCCGATTTCGGGCGTCGGAATCCTCTCGGTGCTCGGCATATCGCTAATCCTCGCGGCGATGTTCCGCGGAGCGGGGGGCGACGAGACCAAGTCGCTGGTCGCTTTCGCCTTGTTTGTGACCGCCATCATCTTCGGCGTCGCGACGATTTCGAACAACAATCTTCAGGATCTGAAGACTGGCCAGTTGGTCGACGCCACGCCGTGGCGGCAGCAGGTCGCGCTGGTGCTCGGCGTCGTGTTCGGCGCTCTCGTCATCCCGCCGATCCTCGACCTTATGAATACCGCCTTCACGTTCCAGGGGGCGCCCGGCGCACGGGCCAGCGCATTGCCGGCGCCGCAGGCCGCGATCATCTCGACGATCGCACAGGGCGTGCTCGGCGGTAGCCTCGACTGGGGCCTGATCCGCGAAGGCGCGATCATCGGCGTCGTCGCCGTTATCATCGACGAGGTTCTCAAGGCATCGTCAGGCAAGCGCATGCATCTTCCGCCGTTGGCTATTGGCATGGGCATTTACCTTCCGATGGAAGCCACCTTGTTCATCCCCGTCGGGGCGGTCCTCGGCTGGTTCTACAACCGCTGGGCTGTTGGCTCGCGCAGCCCGGAATTCGCCGAGCGGATGGGCGTGCTGATGGCGACCGGTCTGATCGTCGGCGAAAGCCTCATGGGCGTCGTCTACGCCGCGGCTGTCGCCGGTGCCGAGAAAGCGGGCTCAGCCGACAGTGCCAGCGTGTTCGCGTTGATCGAGCCATATTCGGCGGTAAATTACGTCAGCTTGGTCGTGTTCGCCGTCGCCGTGATCGCGCTCTACTTGTGGACGAAGTCGCGCGCCTCCGACGCTCCGGCGCCGGACGATCATGCTGCGATGCCTGAGCCGGAAGCCTCGTTCCGCTAG
- a CDS encoding nuclear transport factor 2 family protein produces the protein MGCKSCQLIEGLEREWRDALCSKDMDRLRALVHPDFVLIGTRSTGPFMMHRDEWLDAIQRRDVDSIEVEVQDATALDEVMVGTIRATWRVKYLGRVIEDCVLLTDVWVKDKGEWRALRRHSTPAPGI, from the coding sequence GTGGGTTGTAAAAGTTGCCAGCTAATCGAAGGGCTTGAGCGCGAGTGGCGCGATGCCCTGTGCAGCAAGGACATGGACCGGCTGCGCGCGTTGGTGCACCCCGATTTCGTGCTGATCGGCACGCGCTCGACCGGCCCCTTCATGATGCATCGCGATGAGTGGTTGGACGCGATCCAGCGCCGTGACGTCGATTCGATCGAAGTCGAGGTGCAGGACGCGACCGCGCTCGACGAGGTCATGGTCGGCACCATCCGCGCCACCTGGCGGGTCAAATATCTCGGGCGGGTGATCGAAGATTGCGTGCTGCTCACCGACGTGTGGGTCAAAGACAAGGGCGAGTGGCGGGCGCTGCGCCGCCATTCGACGCCGGCACCTGGCATTTGA
- a CDS encoding Do family serine endopeptidase: MRYAYGVAMALLLGGTAFSLATGQAGAQVAQNSPSSLASAPRGAPMSFADLAARLQPAVVNISTKQRVPVRTQADPFEEFFKRFDPNSQGQSQGGGSGAQPRTREAGSLGSGFIISPDGYIVTNNHLVQGVNGSGTVDTVTVITTDRKEYPARIIGRDETSDLAVLKIEGRNLPYVNWGDSTKARVGDWVLAIGNPYGLGGTVTAGIISALHRGITGTGAYDRYIQTDAAINMGNSGGPMFDLNGNVIGINSALISPTGASVGIGLAIPAELAKPVVDSLMKGQRPSRGYLGVGLQPLDENLAPSLGLPKDSGEIVRSVVPNGPAARGGLQQGDVIVRVNGQPVTPDQTVSYLVANTTVGSRVPLEIVRGGRRMAVTIQVGERPTEEALAKLSGGDTGTAGGGTGSTTVAPQKALGLSLATLTPELARAASLPATARGVIITAVDPNSDAGDEGLQRGDLIVSVNNQLVTTPAQVVGAVDAARKSGRSSVLLLVKRGNSPEAFVGVDISGK, translated from the coding sequence GAGCCTTGCTTCCGCGCCGCGCGGGGCGCCAATGTCGTTCGCCGACCTTGCCGCTCGCTTGCAGCCGGCTGTCGTCAACATCTCGACCAAGCAGCGTGTGCCGGTGCGCACGCAGGCCGACCCGTTCGAGGAATTCTTCAAACGCTTCGACCCCAATTCGCAGGGTCAGAGTCAGGGCGGTGGCAGCGGTGCGCAGCCGCGGACCCGCGAGGCCGGTTCGCTCGGCTCCGGCTTCATCATCTCGCCTGACGGCTACATCGTCACCAACAACCACCTGGTTCAGGGCGTCAACGGCTCCGGCACGGTCGACACGGTCACTGTCATCACGACGGACCGGAAGGAGTATCCGGCCCGCATCATCGGCCGCGACGAGACGTCCGACCTTGCTGTCCTCAAGATCGAAGGACGCAACCTGCCCTATGTGAACTGGGGCGATAGCACCAAGGCGCGGGTCGGCGACTGGGTCCTCGCGATCGGCAATCCCTATGGCCTTGGTGGCACCGTCACCGCCGGCATCATCTCCGCGCTCCACCGCGGCATTACCGGCACTGGCGCCTACGACCGGTACATCCAGACCGACGCGGCCATCAACATGGGCAACTCGGGCGGACCGATGTTCGACCTCAACGGCAACGTCATCGGCATCAACTCGGCGCTGATTTCGCCGACCGGTGCGTCGGTCGGAATCGGCCTCGCCATCCCGGCGGAGCTTGCCAAGCCGGTCGTCGATTCGCTGATGAAGGGCCAGCGGCCGTCGCGCGGCTATCTCGGCGTCGGCCTTCAGCCGCTCGACGAGAACCTCGCGCCGAGCCTCGGCCTTCCCAAGGACAGCGGCGAAATCGTGCGCTCGGTCGTTCCGAACGGTCCGGCGGCACGCGGCGGACTGCAGCAGGGCGACGTCATCGTTCGCGTCAATGGCCAGCCTGTTACGCCCGACCAGACGGTTTCCTACCTTGTCGCCAACACCACTGTCGGCTCGCGGGTCCCGCTTGAGATCGTGCGCGGCGGGCGCCGGATGGCCGTAACCATCCAGGTTGGCGAACGGCCCACGGAGGAAGCCCTGGCGAAGCTCAGCGGTGGCGACACCGGCACCGCCGGTGGCGGCACCGGCTCGACAACGGTCGCACCGCAGAAGGCGCTGGGACTGTCGCTAGCGACGCTAACGCCTGAACTCGCCCGTGCAGCGAGCCTGCCCGCGACGGCACGTGGCGTCATCATCACCGCGGTCGATCCTAATAGCGACGCTGGCGACGAAGGCCTGCAGCGCGGCGATCTTATCGTGTCGGTCAACAATCAGCTGGTGACCACCCCGGCCCAGGTGGTCGGCGCGGTCGACGCGGCGCGCAAGTCAGGACGCTCCAGTGTCCTCCTGCTCGTCAAGCGAGGCAACTCGCCTGAAGCATTCGTCGGCGTCGACATCAGCGGAAAGTAA